Proteins co-encoded in one Brassica oleracea var. oleracea cultivar TO1000 chromosome C4, BOL, whole genome shotgun sequence genomic window:
- the LOC106340459 gene encoding ABSCISIC ACID-INSENSITIVE 5-like protein 3 isoform X2: MGSLRGNVEEPISQSLPRQNSLYSLKLHEVQNHLGSSAKPLGSMNFDELLKNVWSAEATNQPREATEAGLSRQGSLALPRGLSKKTVEEVWREIQHDKNGSSGNPHASNEPWVQYHHPQHQQQGFMPYPVCEMQEMVSPMNMMMGDAPQAHGRKRVAPSGGDIVERVVERRQKRMIKNRESAARSRARKQAYTHELEIKVSSLEEENEKLRRLKEVEKILPSEPPPDPKWKLRRTSSASF; the protein is encoded by the exons ATGGGTTCTCTTAGAGGAAACGTTGAAGAGCCTATCTCTCAGTCATTACCTAGACAAAACTCTTTATATAGTTTAAAGCTCCATGAGGTTCAAAACCACTTAGGAAGCTCCGCAAAACCATTAGGAAGCATGAACTTCGATGAGCTTCTCAAGAATGTCTGGTCTGCTGAAGCTACTAATCAGCCACGAGAAGCAACAGAGGCAGGGCTCTCTCGTCAAGGCAGCTTGGCTTTGCCTCGAGGTCTCAGCAAGAAGACAGTTGAAGAGGTTTGGAGAGAAATTCAACATGACAAGAACGGAAGCAGTGGTAATCCTCATG CTTCAAATGAGCCATGGGTTCAGTATCATCATCCTCAGCATCAACAACAAGGGTTTATGCCATATCCGGTTTGTGAGATGCAAGAAATGGTGTCACCAATGAATATGATGATGGGTGATGCACCACAAGCGCATGGGAGGAAAAGAGTGGCTCCATCAGGAGGAGATATTGTGGAGAGGGTTGTAGAGAGGAGGCAGAAGAGGATGATCAAGAACAGAGAATCTGCTGCACGTTCAAGAGCTAGGAAGCAG GCTTATACTCATGAGTTAGAGATCAAGGTTTCAAGCTTAGAAGAAGAAAACGAAAAACTTCGGAGGCTAAAG GAGGTGGAGAAGATCCTGCCAAGTGAACCACCACCGGATCCTAAGTGGAAGCTCAGGCGAACAAGCTCTGCTTCTTTCTGA
- the LOC106340459 gene encoding ABSCISIC ACID-INSENSITIVE 5-like protein 3 isoform X1 — translation MGSLRGNVEEPISQSLPRQNSLYSLKLHEVQNHLGSSAKPLGSMNFDELLKNVWSAEATNQPREATEAGLSRQGSLALPRGLSKKTVEEVWREIQHDKNGSSGNPHGERIDNNNNNKQPTLGEITLEDLLLKAGVVTETVLPQTVVNVASNEPWVQYHHPQHQQQGFMPYPVCEMQEMVSPMNMMMGDAPQAHGRKRVAPSGGDIVERVVERRQKRMIKNRESAARSRARKQAYTHELEIKVSSLEEENEKLRRLKEVEKILPSEPPPDPKWKLRRTSSASF, via the exons ATGGGTTCTCTTAGAGGAAACGTTGAAGAGCCTATCTCTCAGTCATTACCTAGACAAAACTCTTTATATAGTTTAAAGCTCCATGAGGTTCAAAACCACTTAGGAAGCTCCGCAAAACCATTAGGAAGCATGAACTTCGATGAGCTTCTCAAGAATGTCTGGTCTGCTGAAGCTACTAATCAGCCACGAGAAGCAACAGAGGCAGGGCTCTCTCGTCAAGGCAGCTTGGCTTTGCCTCGAGGTCTCAGCAAGAAGACAGTTGAAGAGGTTTGGAGAGAAATTCAACATGACAAGAACGGAAGCAGTGGTAATCCTCATGGTGAGAGGATAGATAATAATAATAATAATAAACAGCCTACACTTGGTGAAATCACACTTGAGGACTTGTTGTTGAAAGCTGGTGTAGTGACTGAGACTGTACTCCCTCAAACTGTTGTTAATGTAGCTTCAAATGAGCCATGGGTTCAGTATCATCATCCTCAGCATCAACAACAAGGGTTTATGCCATATCCGGTTTGTGAGATGCAAGAAATGGTGTCACCAATGAATATGATGATGGGTGATGCACCACAAGCGCATGGGAGGAAAAGAGTGGCTCCATCAGGAGGAGATATTGTGGAGAGGGTTGTAGAGAGGAGGCAGAAGAGGATGATCAAGAACAGAGAATCTGCTGCACGTTCAAGAGCTAGGAAGCAG GCTTATACTCATGAGTTAGAGATCAAGGTTTCAAGCTTAGAAGAAGAAAACGAAAAACTTCGGAGGCTAAAG GAGGTGGAGAAGATCCTGCCAAGTGAACCACCACCGGATCCTAAGTGGAAGCTCAGGCGAACAAGCTCTGCTTCTTTCTGA